The following are from one region of the Rhodopirellula sp. P2 genome:
- a CDS encoding zinc-binding dehydrogenase, translated as MTSSSGTTMSEMNSEADVRHDVQNIAMEFDTTQRQFVRAKKSLEPLGEGQVLVRVLCCTLCGSDLHTVSGRRSGHPGGVLGHEIVGEVVGWCSEITPEDYHGVPLQVGQRVTWAMSVGCEQCFYCDNELNQKCDSLFKYGHEANGGHPTGGLSEHCVLVAGTPIFSVPAVLSNEVVAPVNCATATVSAALRLVRQTHPVNGATVLIVGAGMLGLTAAAQCSEAGAARIVVADPNEERAKLALAFGATDVVAGDSTEERQTRLLEITAGRGVDLAIDFAGVTTAVETCLESVRLGGCVMLVGSVFPSDPVALYPEQVVRRMLTLRGLHNYLPRDLDSGLRFLERNHKRFPFETLVGKRFSLADVDQAFEFAMQQRPVRVAVYPSPSD; from the coding sequence ATGACTAGTTCGTCTGGGACGACCATGAGTGAAATGAATTCAGAAGCCGACGTGCGACACGACGTGCAAAACATTGCGATGGAGTTTGACACCACGCAACGTCAGTTCGTGCGAGCCAAGAAGTCCCTCGAACCACTGGGTGAAGGACAGGTGCTTGTTCGTGTCCTCTGCTGCACTCTATGTGGCAGTGACCTGCACACCGTTTCAGGGCGGCGTTCAGGGCATCCGGGAGGAGTCCTGGGCCATGAAATCGTGGGGGAGGTGGTGGGATGGTGCAGTGAGATCACGCCGGAGGATTATCACGGGGTTCCGCTGCAGGTCGGGCAACGCGTCACTTGGGCCATGTCAGTGGGATGTGAACAATGTTTTTATTGCGACAATGAACTGAATCAGAAGTGCGATTCGCTCTTCAAGTACGGCCATGAAGCGAACGGCGGGCATCCCACCGGTGGGCTGAGCGAACACTGCGTGCTGGTCGCGGGAACACCGATTTTTTCGGTGCCTGCGGTTTTGAGCAACGAGGTGGTCGCACCGGTGAATTGTGCGACAGCGACGGTTTCGGCGGCGCTTCGGTTGGTGAGGCAGACCCATCCGGTCAACGGTGCAACCGTGCTGATTGTGGGCGCGGGCATGCTTGGGTTGACCGCGGCGGCACAATGCAGCGAAGCGGGAGCGGCGCGAATTGTGGTGGCGGATCCCAACGAAGAAAGAGCCAAGTTGGCTCTGGCGTTTGGGGCAACCGATGTGGTTGCTGGTGATTCCACTGAGGAGCGTCAGACAAGGTTGCTGGAAATCACCGCTGGTCGTGGAGTCGATCTGGCGATTGACTTTGCCGGGGTCACGACTGCCGTGGAGACTTGTCTGGAATCCGTGCGTCTGGGTGGATGCGTGATGTTGGTGGGGTCTGTGTTCCCGTCTGACCCTGTGGCTCTGTATCCCGAGCAAGTGGTTCGCCGGATGTTGACCCTCCGCGGGTTGCACAACTATTTGCCACGCGATCTCGACAGTGGTCTGCGGTTTTTAGAACGCAACCACAAACGGTTCCCCTTTGAGACCTTGGTGGGGAAGCGTTTTTCACTCGCCGATGTGGATCAAGCGTTCGAATTTGCAATGCAGCAGCGACCCGTGCGAGTCGCTGTGTATCCCTCCCCGAGCGATTGA
- a CDS encoding FHA domain-containing protein: MATDSSNTPTHTESDSVTAFAAPARSEVSNRATGEGTATSWMNQPRQALSSDTQSTGRPAPDPTHRKSLGDHGTMWNQEGAIEFRVRCKDHPTRRLRLAGARYTLGNGVGCSIRLDDPTLRPLHAVLIRDAQRILIRAYSIPLLINNVRVTEGILQQGDVLGLGNYEFELVQAKLAEASKPTAHRFAESVPRLASGTPASMFDSNVEFQKEAARWHKLKEEAEQHDQWVRERQEELQRQSDQLDSQFRALREREDEIRSQETAAVELHAEFQVRHRELTERQNQLATQQQQLETQREEWHTQQQRLQGRDEQYRTQIEELLQEKESLFERERDSERRLAETRQQLKASQSQADAAAEAVTQMRTKFASLNEQLLALGEQQESLQSMGLERVEEHARQCKELSAARDEAIAQRERANQERDEALDQKASSDAKVNESQKRCDDLLKTEESLRQEIESLQIEISDARKEAEALRRDCQHARTTIGELEARVRESEDRHDTDRTSWSDEMDALRNGVDELTISLAQAEQQLAQLREDNDKLRETLLVTEEQRDEFKAKYKSSEKQRLRAEREVSETRQLFDRSNRDHDDTLDQIERLEEETRQLISGKSADEPQEASSNFRLGLLSATATSTEDVESLEEVPASSIAQDDEPTLPETSDVAAKLDASAPTADAVGLHIASEPDQEFAGSLSTADATGSDELIDEALSVVHDSETDRLLQEAEEKAASWSTPIAEETVEQESDEDAWPTYDSAQAKGLDDVESSVSIADPLGLETPEPMSDVSSSPGWPEASESLLLPEDRLANEPIQEAFRSTNETSDLVDASHDNEIRNENATVATDPELDADASADPWTEVEDSSEDAGVQQFAAEFTAAAQAEADQIREARLSQEWTEEEPASENAFETDAESNSMVQEVEAELNAATMGFDLDAESQPENPWATVDLDRSFADQEPSTTEFTSINSADEVDDADDQSPLSLADQLIRDLNAEKSAPESEEPIRREDDMADTGTQMWDGQTDYAAKLDSDVAQLEPANLEETGEVAEPHQPELEAPSTQAYSWDQPESDESFDVAEEFESTLAEVEIEPAGIELPSTEEPTTETVVASDSDEPDDDSIEAYMNRLLQRVQKQSGTDSEPETPKPAKTVAKPVVSQLPVAEIIESEPETTTPVDPDAPLIPRSQAPERNSNLSAMRELANESARSAVERSAKSQTHSSRVQAMVKFMQAAVAIICGIAAVAFVAQGMLKIVAAVAALLIAVICVKEGLTLLSVARNRSTKPSKITPPEPVDAEIVE, encoded by the coding sequence GTGGCAACTGACTCCTCGAACACACCAACACACACCGAATCCGACTCCGTCACAGCCTTTGCGGCTCCCGCTCGTTCGGAGGTGTCGAATCGCGCCACTGGCGAAGGAACCGCGACGAGTTGGATGAACCAGCCACGTCAGGCGTTGTCTTCCGACACCCAATCCACTGGCAGACCTGCACCCGATCCAACGCACCGCAAATCGCTGGGCGACCACGGCACGATGTGGAATCAAGAAGGCGCAATCGAGTTTCGAGTGCGATGCAAAGATCATCCCACGCGACGATTGCGACTCGCCGGAGCCCGCTACACGCTCGGCAACGGAGTCGGCTGCTCAATCCGCTTGGATGATCCAACTCTGCGTCCGCTTCATGCGGTCCTGATTCGAGATGCGCAGCGCATCCTCATTCGCGCCTACTCGATCCCCTTGCTGATCAACAACGTTCGGGTCACCGAAGGGATTTTGCAACAAGGCGACGTGCTCGGCCTTGGCAACTATGAATTTGAACTGGTGCAAGCCAAGTTGGCTGAGGCCAGCAAACCCACGGCGCACCGATTCGCAGAATCGGTGCCGCGTCTGGCATCCGGCACACCAGCCTCGATGTTTGATTCCAACGTTGAATTCCAAAAGGAAGCCGCGCGTTGGCACAAACTCAAAGAAGAAGCGGAACAACACGACCAATGGGTGCGTGAACGACAAGAAGAATTGCAACGGCAATCCGACCAGCTCGATTCCCAATTCCGAGCGTTGCGGGAACGCGAGGACGAAATTCGTTCTCAAGAAACCGCCGCCGTTGAACTGCACGCTGAATTCCAAGTTCGCCATCGCGAACTGACCGAACGTCAAAACCAGCTTGCCACGCAACAACAACAGCTGGAAACGCAACGCGAAGAATGGCACACGCAACAGCAGCGTTTGCAGGGTCGCGACGAGCAATACCGAACCCAAATCGAAGAACTGCTGCAGGAAAAAGAATCCCTTTTCGAGCGGGAACGCGACAGCGAACGACGACTCGCTGAAACTCGTCAGCAATTGAAAGCATCGCAAAGCCAAGCCGATGCCGCCGCGGAAGCGGTCACCCAAATGCGCACGAAGTTTGCTTCCCTCAATGAGCAGTTGCTCGCCCTCGGGGAACAACAAGAATCGTTGCAGTCGATGGGATTGGAACGCGTCGAAGAACACGCTCGCCAATGCAAAGAGCTGTCAGCCGCACGTGATGAAGCCATTGCCCAACGTGAACGAGCCAACCAAGAACGCGACGAGGCACTCGATCAAAAGGCCAGCAGCGATGCCAAGGTCAATGAAAGCCAGAAACGTTGCGATGACCTGCTGAAGACCGAGGAATCCCTTCGACAAGAGATCGAAAGTCTTCAGATCGAAATCTCCGACGCTCGCAAGGAAGCCGAGGCATTGCGTCGTGATTGCCAGCACGCTCGCACGACCATCGGTGAACTCGAGGCACGGGTTCGTGAATCCGAGGATCGCCACGACACCGACCGGACGTCGTGGAGCGACGAGATGGACGCGCTGCGCAACGGCGTGGATGAGTTGACGATCAGCCTTGCACAGGCCGAACAACAACTCGCTCAACTCCGCGAAGACAACGATAAACTTCGCGAAACGTTGCTGGTCACGGAAGAGCAACGCGACGAGTTCAAAGCCAAGTACAAGTCGTCTGAAAAACAACGTCTGCGTGCCGAACGTGAAGTTTCAGAGACTCGTCAGTTGTTCGACCGGTCCAATCGGGACCATGACGACACGCTCGACCAAATCGAACGACTCGAAGAGGAAACTCGCCAACTGATCAGTGGAAAATCCGCTGACGAACCGCAGGAAGCAAGCTCCAACTTCCGCCTGGGGCTGCTGTCTGCCACAGCAACTTCGACCGAAGATGTCGAATCGTTGGAAGAGGTTCCTGCATCTTCCATCGCTCAGGACGACGAACCGACGCTGCCCGAAACGAGCGACGTTGCTGCGAAACTTGATGCGTCCGCGCCAACCGCGGACGCCGTGGGACTTCACATCGCCAGTGAACCGGACCAGGAATTCGCAGGATCATTGTCGACCGCTGACGCCACGGGGTCCGACGAACTGATCGACGAAGCCCTGAGCGTGGTCCACGACTCCGAAACAGATCGACTGCTGCAAGAGGCCGAAGAAAAGGCCGCCAGCTGGAGCACCCCGATCGCCGAAGAGACCGTCGAACAAGAATCCGACGAGGATGCATGGCCGACCTACGACAGCGCTCAAGCCAAGGGCCTGGACGACGTCGAGTCAAGCGTTTCGATCGCAGATCCCCTCGGGCTTGAAACGCCAGAACCGATGTCCGACGTTTCCTCGTCGCCCGGGTGGCCCGAAGCATCCGAATCACTGTTGTTGCCCGAAGACAGGCTCGCCAACGAACCAATTCAAGAAGCGTTTCGTTCGACCAACGAAACCAGCGACTTGGTGGACGCAAGTCACGACAATGAGATCCGCAACGAAAACGCAACCGTAGCCACTGATCCAGAATTGGACGCCGACGCTTCCGCGGATCCTTGGACCGAAGTGGAAGATTCCAGCGAAGATGCCGGCGTCCAACAATTCGCTGCTGAATTCACGGCTGCCGCCCAGGCTGAAGCCGATCAAATTCGCGAAGCTCGCCTTTCACAGGAATGGACGGAGGAAGAACCGGCCTCCGAGAACGCATTTGAGACGGACGCCGAATCAAACTCGATGGTTCAAGAAGTGGAAGCCGAATTAAATGCGGCCACCATGGGCTTCGATCTCGATGCGGAATCGCAACCCGAGAACCCTTGGGCAACCGTTGATCTGGACCGCTCCTTCGCCGACCAAGAACCATCGACGACGGAGTTCACCTCGATCAACTCAGCCGACGAAGTGGATGACGCTGACGACCAGTCACCACTCAGTTTGGCTGACCAACTGATTCGCGACCTGAACGCGGAAAAGAGTGCCCCCGAGAGTGAAGAGCCGATTCGCCGCGAAGACGACATGGCGGATACAGGCACCCAAATGTGGGACGGCCAAACCGATTACGCAGCGAAACTGGATTCGGACGTTGCCCAACTCGAACCCGCCAACCTCGAAGAAACGGGTGAAGTCGCGGAACCGCACCAACCCGAACTCGAAGCCCCCAGCACACAAGCCTACTCCTGGGATCAACCAGAGTCGGACGAGTCCTTTGACGTCGCCGAAGAATTTGAATCGACGCTCGCCGAAGTTGAGATCGAACCCGCCGGAATCGAGCTCCCAAGCACCGAAGAGCCGACAACGGAAACGGTCGTCGCATCGGACTCCGATGAACCTGATGACGACTCGATCGAAGCCTACATGAACCGTCTCCTACAACGCGTTCAGAAACAGTCCGGCACCGACTCCGAACCGGAGACGCCCAAACCAGCGAAGACAGTCGCGAAACCAGTTGTGTCGCAGCTTCCCGTTGCCGAAATCATCGAATCGGAACCGGAGACCACCACCCCGGTCGACCCGGATGCTCCCTTGATCCCTCGATCACAGGCCCCCGAACGCAACAGCAATCTCTCCGCCATGCGAGAACTGGCAAACGAATCGGCTCGCAGTGCTGTCGAACGAAGTGCCAAGTCACAAACGCACAGTTCTCGTGTGCAAGCGATGGTCAAGTTCATGCAAGCGGCTGTGGCCATCATCTGCGGCATCGCCGCGGTGGCCTTTGTCGCCCAAGGCATGCTGAAGATTGTCGCCGCAGTGGCCGCGCTCTTGATCGCAGTCATCTGCGTGAAAGAAGGCTTGACGCTATTGTCCGTCGCACGCAACCGCTCGACCAAACCGAGCAAGATCACGCCGCCGGAACCCGTCGACGCGGAAATCGTGGAATGA
- a CDS encoding TraR/DksA family transcriptional regulator, whose protein sequence is MSRDETLKKLRVTLLRRRDALRRALEGDLSLLQELHNQKTGDALDAAADTVQDELNSQLVEVESRELLAIEEAIARFEEGRFGECEDCGKPIPLNRLRAIPYAMDCINCRRAAEREGNSGVVAPTEWNRIFDTPEVDPAV, encoded by the coding sequence ATGTCTCGCGATGAAACACTGAAAAAGCTTCGGGTCACGTTGCTCCGGCGTCGGGACGCGCTTCGACGGGCTTTGGAGGGCGATCTCAGCCTGTTGCAGGAGCTTCACAACCAGAAGACCGGCGACGCTCTCGATGCCGCTGCTGATACGGTCCAGGACGAACTGAACAGTCAGTTGGTGGAGGTCGAAAGTCGTGAATTGCTAGCAATCGAAGAAGCGATTGCGCGGTTTGAGGAAGGTCGATTTGGTGAATGTGAAGATTGCGGGAAACCCATTCCGTTGAATCGTCTCCGCGCCATTCCGTACGCGATGGATTGCATCAACTGCCGTCGTGCAGCGGAGCGAGAGGGGAATTCCGGTGTGGTTGCGCCGACGGAATGGAATCGCATTTTTGACACACCGGAAGTCGATCCCGCGGTCTGA
- a CDS encoding adenine phosphoribosyltransferase produces the protein MDLRHHVRDIPDYPKPGILFRDITPLLAHPDALTAAVDEMAKPFLDQKIDVVAAAEARGFIFGTPLAMRLNAGFVPIRKPGKLPFDLHSFAYELEYGTDELQIHVDGIKPGQRVLIVDDLLATGGTVEACLRLLEKCDAEIVGCSFLIHLVALGGEARLSPYHIHSVLEYGGDDAEDELSIQNRPPGPSV, from the coding sequence ATGGATCTGCGTCATCACGTTCGTGACATCCCGGATTATCCCAAACCCGGCATTCTTTTTCGGGACATCACTCCCCTGCTCGCCCATCCGGACGCGCTCACTGCGGCGGTCGATGAGATGGCGAAGCCATTTCTTGACCAAAAGATCGACGTGGTCGCGGCTGCCGAAGCGCGAGGATTCATCTTCGGAACGCCGTTGGCAATGCGGCTCAATGCGGGTTTTGTGCCGATCCGAAAACCGGGCAAGCTGCCGTTCGATTTGCACTCGTTTGCGTACGAACTGGAGTACGGCACCGACGAGTTGCAAATTCACGTGGATGGAATCAAGCCCGGTCAACGGGTGTTGATTGTGGATGACTTGTTGGCCACCGGTGGAACGGTGGAAGCCTGTTTGCGTCTGCTGGAAAAGTGCGACGCAGAGATTGTCGGTTGCTCGTTCTTGATCCATCTGGTCGCCTTGGGAGGCGAAGCACGTTTGTCGCCGTACCACATTCACAGTGTGTTGGAATACGGTGGCGATGATGCGGAGGATGAACTCAGCATCCAAAACCGCCCCCCGGGACCGAGTGTTTGA
- a CDS encoding glycosyltransferase family 2 protein, which translates to MTTTFQPSVEKYLAAPEDLDQALTTRDDAINPDEILQRIDDTLGLIAEANQIASGASPVKQIDVSVIVPIHNCREFIPEVIDRIAEVMPPATETILVDDGSVDGSWHYLRGLPQRPNRTILRRLRHHGRGSTIRMALRHTRGHVVAIQDADMAYDPADLLGAIWPILEEQADVVYGSRSMRRGGSHQNNLRGGLGNRMCRIVNRCLTSCSNLTTGLHLSDLETGHKVFLGDLIRSLPLTETGPGIDAEITAKVAKSALTIMEVPTHYNADLRAPEYSRNARTAMTTLRSLIAHRNGK; encoded by the coding sequence ATGACGACCACTTTCCAACCAAGTGTCGAGAAGTACCTGGCGGCACCGGAAGATCTCGATCAAGCGCTGACCACCCGGGATGATGCGATCAACCCGGATGAGATCCTTCAGCGGATCGATGACACACTCGGACTCATCGCGGAAGCGAACCAAATTGCCAGCGGCGCTTCGCCGGTCAAACAAATCGATGTCTCGGTCATCGTTCCCATTCACAATTGCCGGGAATTCATTCCTGAAGTGATTGACCGCATCGCGGAAGTCATGCCTCCGGCAACGGAAACCATCCTGGTCGACGACGGCAGCGTGGACGGAAGTTGGCATTACCTGCGAGGACTGCCCCAACGGCCCAACCGCACAATCCTACGACGACTGCGGCATCATGGCCGTGGTTCCACCATCCGCATGGCTCTGCGTCACACCCGTGGTCACGTCGTTGCCATTCAAGACGCGGACATGGCCTACGACCCAGCCGATCTGCTCGGCGCGATCTGGCCCATTCTCGAAGAACAGGCCGATGTCGTTTATGGCTCACGTTCCATGCGCCGCGGCGGATCGCACCAAAACAACTTGCGTGGTGGACTGGGCAACCGCATGTGCCGGATCGTCAACCGCTGCCTGACCTCCTGCAGCAACCTGACCACCGGACTGCATCTTTCGGATCTCGAAACCGGCCACAAAGTCTTCTTGGGCGATTTGATTCGTTCCTTGCCGTTGACAGAAACCGGACCGGGAATCGACGCCGAGATCACCGCCAAAGTTGCCAAGTCAGCGTTGACGATCATGGAAGTGCCCACGCATTACAACGCTGATCTAAGAGCCCCTGAATACTCCCGGAACGCTCGAACCGCGATGACCACTCTGCGCAGCTTGATCGCTCACCGCAACGGCAAATGA
- a CDS encoding LamG-like jellyroll fold domain-containing protein → MPTHFTSRLNQSLAAGLLCLVSAAGLPATSSAHDGDEGHTHAPPTNDSFYTTRESAQVLPLAIEEDAFQFVVYGDRTGGVPAGLKVLEQAVQDTNLLSPDLVMTVGDLIQGYNEKPEWMRQMAEYKEIMNQLDVRWFPVAGNHDVYWRGNGPAPQGQHDSNYEEHFGPLWYTFRHKNAGFVVLYSDEGDPVTNKKAFNVGKLQRMSDEQLEFLSAALKQHQDLDHVFVFLHHPRWIGGGYTGSNWDTVHDMMKGAGNVSAVFAGHIHHMRYDGLKDGIEYYTLATTGGNLSADIPGAGFLHHLNVVTVRPDDISVASLPVGAVMDPKEFTPEFLEEINQARKVRPVITESDLLLNTDGSAAGQVTVTIKNPSPRDMEVTASIGSASRDWLSTLDHDHLTLAAGTSETFTIKLRRIADNTATWTIPRIELDRVFIGETTRIELPSVSTPVRLQLAAVPADYFSGQNNQCLEVTGERSAIRVESDALALPDGPFTLEAWLNPSQNEGIRGAVAKTERSEFAIFSDEGVPQFDVNLDGKYYSAEAQDKLAVNEWTHVAGVFDGENVRIYVGGKQIASVAAKGTRKTNTYPLFVGADTDNAGQPTRPFLGKIDEVRITTGAVYTDDFEPSRRLQPTAETRLLLHLDRTLGPYVLDHSPAAGMGTLGPNSKFIAP, encoded by the coding sequence ATGCCCACCCACTTCACATCCCGCCTGAACCAGTCGCTCGCGGCGGGGCTTTTGTGCCTCGTTTCCGCCGCTGGCCTGCCAGCCACGTCGTCCGCTCATGATGGCGACGAAGGCCACACGCACGCCCCTCCAACCAACGACAGCTTCTACACGACTCGAGAGAGTGCGCAGGTCCTGCCGCTCGCCATCGAAGAAGACGCGTTTCAGTTCGTCGTCTACGGCGACCGCACCGGTGGCGTGCCCGCCGGACTGAAGGTGCTCGAACAAGCCGTCCAAGACACCAACCTGTTGTCGCCCGACTTGGTGATGACGGTGGGCGACTTGATCCAAGGGTACAACGAGAAACCCGAATGGATGCGGCAGATGGCCGAGTACAAGGAGATCATGAACCAACTCGATGTGCGGTGGTTCCCAGTGGCGGGCAACCACGACGTGTACTGGCGTGGCAATGGCCCTGCACCCCAGGGGCAGCACGATTCGAATTACGAAGAACACTTCGGCCCGCTTTGGTACACCTTCCGTCATAAGAACGCGGGCTTTGTCGTTCTCTACAGCGACGAAGGAGATCCCGTCACCAACAAAAAGGCATTCAATGTTGGCAAGCTTCAACGCATGAGTGACGAGCAGCTCGAGTTTCTCTCCGCCGCCTTGAAACAGCATCAGGATCTGGACCACGTGTTTGTCTTCCTGCACCACCCTCGTTGGATCGGTGGTGGCTACACCGGTTCGAACTGGGACACCGTCCACGACATGATGAAGGGTGCCGGCAACGTTTCCGCCGTGTTCGCTGGCCACATCCACCACATGCGATACGACGGCCTCAAAGATGGCATCGAGTACTACACGCTGGCGACGACCGGCGGCAACCTCTCCGCCGATATTCCCGGTGCTGGTTTCCTGCATCACTTGAACGTGGTCACCGTTCGCCCCGATGACATCTCAGTTGCTTCGTTGCCAGTTGGCGCGGTGATGGATCCCAAGGAATTCACACCTGAATTTCTCGAGGAGATCAATCAAGCTCGCAAAGTTCGTCCGGTGATCACCGAAAGCGATTTGCTCTTGAACACCGATGGATCAGCGGCCGGCCAAGTCACGGTGACGATCAAGAACCCTTCGCCACGCGACATGGAGGTGACCGCATCGATCGGGTCCGCCTCTCGAGATTGGCTCAGCACACTGGATCATGACCACCTGACATTGGCTGCGGGTACCAGCGAAACGTTCACGATCAAGCTTCGACGAATCGCTGACAACACCGCGACTTGGACGATCCCTCGCATCGAACTGGATCGCGTCTTCATCGGCGAAACCACTCGCATTGAACTGCCCAGCGTTTCAACGCCTGTCCGATTGCAGTTGGCTGCCGTGCCCGCGGACTACTTCAGTGGCCAGAACAACCAATGCCTGGAAGTGACCGGCGAACGTTCCGCGATTCGCGTCGAATCCGACGCACTCGCGTTGCCCGATGGCCCCTTCACGCTGGAAGCTTGGCTGAACCCCAGCCAAAATGAGGGCATCCGAGGCGCGGTCGCGAAAACAGAAAGAAGCGAATTCGCGATTTTTTCGGATGAGGGTGTGCCCCAATTCGACGTCAACCTGGACGGCAAGTACTACTCCGCCGAAGCCCAAGACAAACTTGCCGTGAACGAGTGGACTCACGTGGCTGGCGTGTTCGATGGCGAAAATGTACGGATCTATGTGGGCGGCAAACAAATCGCGTCGGTCGCTGCCAAAGGCACACGCAAGACCAACACTTACCCATTGTTTGTGGGAGCCGACACGGACAATGCCGGACAACCGACACGACCGTTCCTGGGCAAGATCGACGAAGTTCGAATCACGACCGGTGCCGTTTACACGGACGACTTCGAACCATCTCGCCGTCTGCAACCCACCGCCGAAACTCGATTGCTGCTGCACCTGGACCGAACCCTGGGACCCTATGTGCTCGATCACAGTCCTGCCGCAGGAATGGGAACGCTGGGGCCCAACTCCAAGTTCATCGCTCCTTGA
- a CDS encoding glycosyl hydrolase, giving the protein MYSETAGTRKTLGDVDVLYHDGIYHLFHLVLPNHDFIAHAVSDNCFSWRRVENALFIGDPGGWDDSMLWTMHVSPNPHRPGSWRMFYTGLSRRDHGAKQRLGMAESDDLYCWTKAPVAWKDRRSALPYDLPGRPPQPPFKQDMQSCFPLSPDRQHYESEVDEARNWVSWRDPFYYHENGRGWLLAAGRVNHGPIVRRGCVAVMEEVEPNHFQQRPPLHHPGLYDDIEVPNLFKINGDYYLVGSMREDAKIRYWHTEKIGKPWRTYADNVLLATGNYAGRITMDDHGVLLWSFFTPGGDDRQTGNLMPPPKRISRLPNGQLEVHTFEGFDSLVDRSIQVEQLSPIKAVACQSARTSKDNSFDLDCESGFQCFVLDENLSCFRLRCQLKMLDEGKCGVAFRLDRETHDGYYLSLDLFKGVAQLRAWGSGPDGSGEETMQFQSLQAGYWEREVRGEVELQLIAYGSYIEVSVGGHVLLSLADQTFTQGAVGFNLESGNLRVSHLTVERFFPPIQSDEHLANG; this is encoded by the coding sequence ATGTATTCAGAAACAGCCGGCACCCGCAAGACGCTCGGTGACGTCGATGTCCTTTACCACGATGGCATCTACCATCTCTTTCATCTCGTCCTTCCCAACCACGACTTCATCGCACACGCCGTCAGCGACAACTGCTTCTCGTGGCGACGTGTCGAGAACGCCTTGTTCATCGGCGATCCCGGCGGCTGGGACGATTCGATGCTGTGGACAATGCATGTCAGCCCCAACCCGCATCGGCCGGGATCGTGGCGAATGTTCTACACCGGACTTTCACGTCGTGACCACGGCGCGAAACAGCGACTCGGGATGGCAGAAAGCGATGACCTGTATTGCTGGACCAAGGCCCCTGTCGCTTGGAAAGACCGGCGATCCGCCTTGCCCTACGATCTGCCCGGTCGGCCGCCCCAGCCTCCGTTCAAGCAAGACATGCAGAGTTGCTTCCCGCTCAGCCCCGATCGCCAGCACTATGAATCGGAGGTCGATGAAGCTCGCAACTGGGTTTCCTGGCGAGACCCGTTCTACTACCACGAAAACGGACGCGGTTGGTTGCTGGCGGCAGGCCGGGTCAACCACGGCCCAATCGTTCGCCGCGGCTGTGTGGCGGTCATGGAAGAAGTGGAACCAAATCACTTCCAACAACGACCTCCGCTTCATCATCCCGGTCTCTATGACGACATCGAGGTGCCCAACCTGTTCAAGATCAACGGCGACTACTACCTCGTCGGCAGCATGCGAGAAGATGCAAAAATTCGGTATTGGCACACGGAAAAAATTGGCAAGCCATGGCGGACCTACGCCGACAACGTGCTGCTGGCCACCGGCAACTACGCCGGCCGAATCACAATGGATGACCATGGCGTTTTGCTCTGGAGCTTCTTCACCCCCGGCGGCGATGATCGGCAAACAGGCAATTTGATGCCACCGCCCAAACGCATCTCAAGATTGCCAAACGGCCAATTGGAAGTCCACACCTTCGAAGGCTTTGACTCCCTGGTCGATCGTTCAATCCAGGTCGAGCAACTCTCCCCCATCAAAGCGGTCGCTTGCCAGTCCGCACGAACTTCCAAAGACAATTCGTTTGACTTGGATTGCGAGTCTGGATTTCAGTGCTTTGTCTTGGACGAGAACCTCAGCTGCTTTCGATTGCGCTGCCAGCTGAAGATGCTGGACGAAGGCAAGTGCGGCGTTGCCTTTCGACTCGATCGCGAAACGCATGATGGGTACTACCTGTCGCTGGACCTGTTCAAAGGGGTCGCTCAACTGCGTGCCTGGGGCAGTGGCCCAGACGGCTCGGGCGAAGAAACGATGCAGTTCCAAAGCCTGCAAGCCGGTTACTGGGAGCGAGAAGTCCGAGGCGAAGTCGAACTGCAACTGATTGCCTACGGCAGCTACATCGAGGTGTCCGTCGGCGGCCACGTGCTGCTCTCCCTGGCCGACCAAACGTTCACCCAAGGTGCCGTTGGCTTCAACCTGGAAAGTGGCAACCTGCGGGTGTCTCACCTGACGGTCGAACGCTTCTTCCCACCCATCCAATCGGATGAACATCTCGCCAACGGCTGA